The following are encoded together in the Limanda limanda chromosome 12, fLimLim1.1, whole genome shotgun sequence genome:
- the LOC133015973 gene encoding photoreceptor outer segment membrane glycoprotein 2-like, whose amino-acid sequence MAVLRVKFTKTKRDKLAQVLWILNWISVLTGAILFSLGLFLKVEINKRAELMAERDIQYVPNMLIAVGFIACAINFLGGKICYDCVDTTKFLRWKLIMLPYIICTFFFTFCVLVGALMCYSMRGELEESLDLGLAEAMKFYKDTDTPGRCFLKRTVDILQIEFRCCGNNGYKDWFGIQWISSRYLDMSQKEVVDRLRSNVEGRYLMNGVPFSCCNVNSPRPCIQQQISNNSAHFNYEHQTEELNLWLKGCRQALLEHYNYIMQSIGLAVLITWLFELSVLTGVRYLQTSLENVLRQGDPNSESDGWLLENSFMETARTNLNIIKSLGKSNQIDTADNGDPNINVPSTSKAHYGPDNVPPKEIPETS is encoded by the exons ATGGCGGTCTTGAGGGTGAAGTTCACCAAGACCAAGCGGGATAAGTTGGCCCAGGTGCTGTGGATCCTTAACTGGATCTCAGTGTTGACAGGGGCTATCCTGTTCAGTCTGGGGCTCTTCCTCAAGGTGGAGATCAACAAGCGAGCAGAGCTGATGGCCGAGAGGGACATCCAGTACGTGCCCAACATGCTCATAGCCGTGGGCTTCATTGCTTGTGCCATCAACTTCCTGGGTGGGAAGATCTGCTACGACTGCGTGGACACCACCAAGTTCCTGCGCTGGAAGCTGATCATGCTGCCCTACATCATCTGcaccttcttcttcaccttctgtGTGCTGGTGGGGGCGCTGATGTGTTACAGCATGCGTGGGGAGCTGGAGGAGTCTCTGGACCTGGGGCTGGCCGAGGCCATGAAGTTCTACAAGGACACAGACACGCCGGGACGATGTTTCCTGAAGCGCACTGTGGACATCCTGCAGATAGAGTTCCGCTGCTGTGGAAACAACGGCTACAAAGACTGGTTCGGAATCCAGTGGATCAGCAGCCGATACCTGGACATGTCTCAGAAAGAGGTGGTGGA CCGATTGAGGAGCAACGTGGAGGGGAGGTACCTGATGAACGGAGTCCCCTTCAGCTGCTGCAACGTCAACTCCCCGCGGCCCTGCATCCAGCAGCAAATCTCCAACAACTCTGCCCACTTCAACTACGAGCACCAAACGGAGGAGCTGAACCTGTGGCTGAAAGGGTGTCGGCAGGCGCTGCTGGAGCACTACAACTACATCATGCAGTCCATCGGCCTCGCGGTCCTCATCACCTGGCTGTTTGAG CTGTCCGTGTTGACAGGAGTCCGTTACCTTCAGACCTCCCTGGAAAACGTGCTGAGGCAGGGGGATCCCAATTCCGAGTCGGACGGCTGGCTGCTGGAGAACAGCTTCATGGAAACAGCCCGCACCAACCTGAACATCATCAAGAGCCTGGGCAAGAGCAACCAGATCGACACGGCCGACAATGGAGACCCAAACATCAACGTCCCCTCCACGTCCAAAGCACACTACGGGCCGGACAACGTGCCGCCGAAGGAGATCCCTGAAACCAGTTGA